In Lacrimispora indolis DSM 755, a genomic segment contains:
- the rplT gene encoding 50S ribosomal protein L20: MARIKGGMNAKKKHNRVLKMAKGYRGARSKQYRVAKQSVMRALTSSYAGRKERKRQFRQLWIARINAAARINGVSYSVFMHGLKLAGVDLNRKVLADMAVNDAEGFAKLAELAKSKVA; encoded by the coding sequence ATGGCAAGAATTAAAGGCGGTATGAACGCTAAGAAAAAACATAACAGAGTGTTAAAGATGGCTAAAGGCTATAGAGGCGCTCGTTCCAAACAGTATAGAGTAGCAAAGCAGTCCGTTATGAGAGCATTAACAAGCTCTTATGCAGGCAGAAAAGAAAGAAAGAGACAGTTCAGACAGTTATGGATTGCCCGTATTAACGCTGCAGCCCGTATCAATGGTGTATCTTACAGTGTATTTATGCACGGCTTAAAGTTAGCTGGAGTTGATTTAAACAGAAAAGTTCTGGCTGACATGGCAGTGAATGATGCAGAAGGCTTCGCAAAATTAGCAGAGCTGGCAAAATCCAAAGTGGCTTAA
- a CDS encoding DUF1540 domain-containing protein produces the protein MTKLDCNVTSCLHNSDNYCCKSAIIVEGSQAKDSYDTCCGSFDENKDGTFHNLFKTPESRLEVDCEAVNCVYNEGRHCSAEHIGIAGDGASSSEHTECSTFKTR, from the coding sequence ATGACAAAATTAGACTGTAATGTAACAAGCTGTCTTCACAATTCCGATAATTATTGCTGCAAGTCCGCCATCATCGTAGAGGGATCTCAGGCAAAGGACAGCTATGATACCTGCTGCGGAAGCTTTGATGAGAATAAGGACGGTACCTTCCATAACTTGTTCAAAACTCCGGAAAGCCGCCTGGAGGTGGACTGCGAGGCTGTCAACTGCGTATACAATGAAGGCCGACACTGTTCAGCAGAGCACATCGGAATTGCAGGAGACGGTGCAAGCTCATCAGAGCATACCGAATGTTCAACTTTTAAAACCAGATAA
- a CDS encoding VOC family protein, which translates to MDIKLKTIILECRNIPQLLSFYTGLLHWPVVFEIDTFVGIHSMEEDIGIAFQYDKNYISPTWPSQPGQQQMMSHLDFAVTDKSELKEATEKAIELGARIANGQYGGEEWVTMLDPADHPFCFVVWNHE; encoded by the coding sequence ATGGATATAAAATTAAAAACAATAATATTAGAATGCCGTAATATACCCCAATTACTGTCTTTTTACACAGGACTTTTGCATTGGCCAGTAGTCTTTGAAATAGATACTTTTGTTGGGATACATTCAATGGAAGAGGATATTGGAATCGCTTTTCAATATGATAAAAACTACATCTCTCCCACATGGCCCTCACAGCCAGGGCAGCAACAGATGATGTCACATTTGGATTTTGCAGTAACAGATAAAAGTGAATTAAAAGAAGCAACGGAAAAAGCGATTGAGTTAGGTGCCAGAATTGCTAACGGGCAATATGGCGGTGAGGAATGGGTTACTATGCTTGATCCTGCTGATCACCCGTTTTGTTTTGTCGTATGGAATCATGAATAG
- a CDS encoding EamA family transporter, with the protein MWFVFALLSSIFAAFTSILAKMGIEGVNSNLATAIRTVVVVLMAWMIVFLTGAQTGLSEISRKSWLFLILSGLATGLSWICYYKALQIGEASKVVPVDKLSIVLTVLLAFLILHEQFTMNKLIGILLITAGTFVMIL; encoded by the coding sequence ATGTGGTTTGTTTTCGCTCTTCTTTCTTCCATTTTTGCCGCCTTTACTTCCATTCTGGCTAAAATGGGAATTGAAGGAGTCAATTCCAATCTGGCTACGGCCATCCGGACGGTTGTGGTGGTACTCATGGCCTGGATGATCGTTTTTCTAACGGGAGCCCAGACCGGACTTTCCGAAATCAGCAGAAAAAGCTGGCTTTTTCTCATCCTGTCCGGCCTTGCCACCGGCCTCTCCTGGATCTGCTATTACAAAGCCCTTCAAATAGGGGAAGCTTCCAAGGTGGTTCCTGTGGATAAACTGAGCATTGTTCTCACCGTTCTTTTGGCTTTTCTCATACTCCACGAACAATTCACCATGAATAAGCTTATAGGAATCCTTCTGATTACAGCGGGAACCTTTGTTATGATTTTATGA
- the infC gene encoding translation initiation factor IF-3, with protein MINEQIRDKEVLLIGENGEKLGIMSTRDALQMAKEAELDLVKIAPTAKPPVCKIIDYGKYRYELARKEKEAKKKQKVIEVKEVRLSPNIDTNDLNTKMSAARKFLEKGDKVKVTLRFRGREMAHMSKSRYILDDFAEKLADIAVIDKPAKVEGRSMIIFLNAKRQ; from the coding sequence ATGATTAATGAACAGATCAGAGATAAGGAAGTTCTGTTGATTGGTGAAAACGGAGAAAAATTAGGGATCATGTCTACCAGGGATGCTTTGCAGATGGCAAAGGAAGCAGAACTGGATCTGGTTAAGATTGCTCCGACTGCAAAACCACCGGTTTGTAAGATTATTGATTATGGTAAATATCGTTATGAACTGGCAAGGAAAGAAAAAGAAGCTAAAAAGAAACAGAAGGTAATCGAAGTAAAGGAAGTTCGTTTATCTCCTAACATTGACACCAACGATTTAAACACGAAGATGAGCGCCGCAAGGAAGTTCCTCGAAAAGGGAGATAAAGTTAAGGTAACCTTACGTTTCAGAGGTCGTGAGATGGCGCATATGTCAAAGTCAAGGTATATTTTGGATGACTTCGCTGAGAAGTTAGCCGATATTGCGGTTATTGACAAGCCAGCTAAGGTGGAAGGAAGAAGCATGATTATATTTTTGAATGCAAAACGCCAGTAG
- the rpmI gene encoding 50S ribosomal protein L35, whose amino-acid sequence MPKLKTSKSAAKRFKVTGTGKLVRNKAYKSHILTKKSTKRKRNLRKDIVTDATNAKVMKKILPYL is encoded by the coding sequence ATGCCTAAATTAAAAACAAGCAAATCAGCTGCAAAACGCTTTAAAGTTACAGGAACAGGAAAGCTTGTAAGAAATAAAGCTTACAAATCTCACATCTTAACTAAGAAATCTACTAAGAGAAAAAGAAACCTTAGAAAAGATATCGTTACCGATGCAACCAACGCAAAAGTAATGAAGAAGATTTTACCATATTTATAG
- a CDS encoding PTS system mannose/fructose/sorbose family transporter subunit IID: MSENRGNIEVTKKDIYKVGIRWLLSNTSAWNWERMQNVAFAWSMVPVLKKICKNKEEMGAALTRHMSFFNTEPTIGTPLVGAVAAMEVQRAKGEDIPDDVFNAIKSGLMGPMAALGDSLFASTGNALLLSFGMGLALEGNVLGPIIFMVLWTAVTFGFSMWGVQFGFREGLKIMDSEIFSPSMIAKATSFLSILGLTVVGGLSAQFVSLSTPISWTNGESTTQLQTILNGLMPGLLPFIVVMAIWYLHDKKNMSVIKLLVILIIIGAAGSLLHIL; encoded by the coding sequence ATGAGCGAAAATCGTGGTAATATAGAAGTAACCAAAAAAGATATATATAAGGTAGGAATCCGCTGGCTGCTGTCCAATACATCTGCATGGAACTGGGAACGTATGCAGAATGTAGCCTTTGCCTGGAGTATGGTTCCTGTTTTAAAAAAGATATGTAAAAACAAAGAAGAAATGGGAGCCGCATTAACCCGCCATATGTCATTCTTTAATACGGAACCTACAATCGGCACTCCATTGGTCGGAGCTGTTGCTGCCATGGAAGTTCAAAGAGCAAAGGGAGAGGATATTCCGGATGATGTTTTTAATGCCATTAAATCCGGCCTCATGGGACCGATGGCCGCATTAGGAGATTCTCTTTTTGCCAGCACCGGCAATGCACTTTTGCTAAGCTTTGGCATGGGGCTGGCGCTGGAAGGAAATGTTCTGGGACCCATTATCTTTATGGTGCTTTGGACGGCCGTTACCTTTGGATTTTCCATGTGGGGCGTCCAGTTTGGATTCCGGGAAGGCCTAAAAATCATGGATTCCGAGATTTTCTCTCCGTCTATGATTGCGAAAGCAACATCCTTTCTTTCCATTCTTGGACTTACCGTAGTCGGAGGACTGTCTGCCCAATTCGTATCTTTGTCCACTCCGATTTCATGGACAAACGGAGAAAGCACCACACAGCTGCAGACAATTTTAAATGGCTTGATGCCTGGCCTGCTTCCATTTATAGTAGTCATGGCCATTTGGTACTTACATGATAAAAAGAACATGTCGGTAATAAAGCTTTTGGTGATTTTAATAATAATCGGAGCTGCCGGTTCGCTTCTGCACATTTTATAG
- a CDS encoding PTS sugar transporter subunit IIB, which produces MFLRVDDRLVHGQVVTAWLKQLKAKVIIAVDDTAATNIIITKALKMATPKNVELVVATVEDGMKVLSKYNENEVMIITKAPVTAKRIIDANPDYKWTVNVGNVGMAGGRKKFAQTVHLDEENYAAVCGLKDHKNVEIFMQTVPGQPENRF; this is translated from the coding sequence ATGTTTTTAAGAGTAGACGACCGTTTGGTACATGGGCAGGTAGTAACTGCATGGCTGAAGCAGCTGAAAGCAAAGGTGATCATCGCTGTTGATGATACGGCGGCAACGAATATAATTATCACCAAGGCTTTGAAAATGGCAACTCCCAAAAATGTGGAGCTGGTTGTTGCAACCGTGGAGGATGGGATGAAGGTCCTGTCAAAGTACAATGAAAATGAAGTGATGATTATCACGAAAGCGCCGGTAACGGCAAAGCGGATCATAGACGCCAATCCCGATTATAAGTGGACCGTAAATGTTGGGAATGTGGGCATGGCGGGAGGAAGAAAAAAGTTCGCCCAGACCGTACATTTGGATGAAGAAAATTATGCGGCCGTATGTGGGTTAAAGGATCACAAAAATGTGGAAATTTTCATGCAGACAGTACCCGGACAGCCGGAAAACCGGTTCTGA
- a CDS encoding PTS sugar transporter subunit IIA gives MVNILTMTHGEMAQGLYQTVNMVIGEQENFSYLPFRPDQSLDSLIGTLKNKLEEFKNDLPCLVLVDLFGGSPSNAIVHLIAEGYNLQAVAGVNLPMVITALTEREMYSSVEEFTGYIRSAGSDGVVNIVERLMEE, from the coding sequence ATGGTTAATATTTTAACAATGACCCATGGCGAAATGGCCCAAGGGCTGTATCAGACGGTTAATATGGTAATCGGAGAGCAGGAGAACTTTTCGTATCTGCCATTCCGTCCGGACCAATCTCTTGACAGTCTGATCGGTACATTAAAAAACAAGCTGGAAGAATTCAAAAATGACCTGCCATGTCTGGTGCTGGTTGATTTGTTTGGCGGTTCGCCTTCCAATGCAATTGTACATCTGATAGCGGAGGGATATAATCTGCAGGCAGTGGCTGGAGTCAATCTTCCCATGGTGATAACGGCTTTAACGGAAAGGGAGATGTATTCTTCTGTTGAAGAATTTACCGGATATATCCGGTCTGCCGGCTCAGACGGCGTAGTGAATATTGTGGAAAGATTGATGGAAGAGTAA
- the thrS gene encoding threonine--tRNA ligase, whose translation MKITLKDGSVKEYEHAMSVIDIASDISEGLARNACAGEVDGKVVDLRTVVEEDCSLSILTVNDPAGLSAYRHTASHILAQAVKRLYPQAKLAIGPSIENGFYYDFDIPSFSREDLDKIENEMKKIIKEGTKIERFTLPREEAIKFMEEKGEPYKVELIQDLPEGAEISFYRQGEFTDLCAGPHLMSTKPIKAFKLTSSSGAYWRGSEKNAMLTRVYGTAFAKKEELNEYLEYLANIKNRDHNKLGRDLEIFATVDVIGQGLPLLMPKGAKIVQTMQRWIEDEEEKRGYMRTKTPLMAKKDLYIISDHWDHYKEGMFVLGNEETDDEVFALRPMTCPFQYYVYKQSQKSYRDLPCRYGETSTLFRNEDSGEMHGLTRVRQFTISEGHLIVRPDQIEEEFKGCVDLAKYCLTTLGLEGDVTYQMSKWDPNKADHYLGTPEMWDEVEGMMRKILDHIGIQYTEAAGEAAFYGPKLDIQAKNVYGKEDTMITIQLDMFLAERFDMSFVDKDGTKKRPYIIHRTSMGCYERTLAWLIEKYEGAFPTWLCPEQVRVLPISEKYHEYAGKVASQLKENGILATVDERAEKIGYKIREARLSKLPYMLVVGQKEEEDGVVSVRSRFNGDEGQRPLSDFIDDICREIRTKEIKKVNVTEEAK comes from the coding sequence ATGAAGATTACGTTAAAAGACGGCTCAGTCAAGGAATATGAACATGCAATGTCAGTGATTGACATCGCTTCTGATATAAGCGAAGGCCTGGCCAGAAATGCCTGCGCAGGCGAAGTGGATGGAAAGGTTGTAGATTTGAGGACAGTGGTTGAAGAGGACTGCAGTTTAAGCATTCTCACGGTAAACGATCCTGCAGGTCTTTCTGCTTACCGCCATACAGCAAGCCACATCCTGGCTCAGGCAGTAAAAAGGCTGTATCCTCAGGCAAAGCTTGCCATCGGACCTTCCATTGAAAATGGGTTTTATTATGATTTTGATATCCCATCCTTTTCAAGAGAAGATCTGGATAAAATTGAAAACGAGATGAAGAAGATCATAAAGGAAGGGACAAAAATTGAGCGCTTTACCCTTCCAAGAGAAGAAGCAATCAAATTCATGGAGGAAAAGGGCGAGCCTTATAAGGTAGAGCTGATCCAGGATCTTCCGGAAGGTGCGGAGATTTCTTTCTACCGCCAGGGCGAATTTACGGATCTTTGTGCAGGACCTCACCTGATGAGCACAAAGCCCATCAAGGCATTTAAGCTCACTTCTTCCTCAGGAGCATACTGGAGAGGCAGCGAGAAGAATGCCATGCTGACCCGTGTATACGGCACTGCTTTCGCCAAAAAGGAAGAGTTAAATGAATATCTGGAATATCTGGCAAATATCAAAAACCGGGATCATAACAAGCTGGGCCGTGACTTGGAGATTTTTGCAACAGTGGATGTAATCGGCCAGGGACTTCCTCTTTTGATGCCAAAGGGTGCAAAAATTGTCCAGACCATGCAAAGATGGATCGAGGATGAAGAAGAGAAGCGGGGATATATGAGAACAAAGACCCCTCTCATGGCAAAGAAGGACTTATACATCATTTCCGACCACTGGGATCATTACAAGGAAGGCATGTTTGTTCTGGGAAATGAGGAAACGGATGATGAAGTATTTGCCCTCCGTCCAATGACCTGTCCGTTCCAGTACTATGTTTATAAACAAAGCCAGAAATCCTACAGGGATCTGCCTTGCAGATACGGCGAGACTTCCACCCTGTTCCGCAACGAGGATTCCGGCGAAATGCACGGATTGACCCGTGTACGGCAGTTTACTATTTCCGAAGGCCATTTAATCGTACGCCCTGACCAGATTGAAGAAGAGTTTAAGGGCTGCGTGGATCTGGCGAAATACTGTCTCACAACTCTTGGCCTGGAAGGCGACGTGACCTATCAGATGTCCAAATGGGATCCAAACAAGGCAGATCATTATCTGGGAACACCGGAAATGTGGGATGAAGTGGAAGGCATGATGAGAAAGATCCTGGACCACATCGGAATCCAGTATACGGAAGCTGCGGGAGAAGCGGCATTCTACGGGCCAAAGCTGGATATTCAGGCAAAGAACGTATACGGCAAGGAAGATACCATGATCACCATTCAGCTTGACATGTTCTTAGCGGAGCGTTTTGATATGAGCTTTGTAGATAAGGATGGAACAAAGAAACGTCCTTATATCATCCACAGAACTTCCATGGGCTGCTATGAAAGAACCCTTGCATGGCTGATTGAAAAATACGAAGGAGCATTCCCAACCTGGTTATGTCCGGAGCAGGTGCGCGTTCTTCCTATTTCTGAAAAATATCATGAATATGCAGGGAAGGTTGCGTCTCAGTTAAAGGAAAACGGCATTCTGGCAACGGTTGACGAGCGTGCGGAAAAAATCGGATATAAAATCCGTGAAGCGCGTTTGTCAAAGCTTCCTTATATGCTGGTAGTAGGCCAGAAGGAGGAAGAAGATGGTGTTGTATCTGTCCGCAGCCGTTTCAACGGCGATGAGGGACAGCGCCCGCTTTCCGATTTTATTGATGATATCTGCCGTGAGATCCGCACAAAGGAAATCAAAAAGGTAAATGTAACAGAAGAAGCAAAATAA
- a CDS encoding N-acetylmannosamine-6-phosphate 2-epimerase, whose product MKTQDPRKRKILESFKGGLIVSCQVQQDDPIYSNDIVVKMAQAAEWAGAVGIRANSPKQIRAIRAAVDLPIIGLYKIWHDDTEVFITPTLEAAKEVWEAGADIIAMDCTEQITHEKTAAYELISKVKEAIPKAMTFADISTYDEAKRAVELGADLVGPTLYGYTAATKDIELPDLREFARMCRDFGDNAYMVMEGHIYTPEDAMKCMFLGAHTVVVGSAITRPHLTAKRFVDLLSGYQNNWREAERSKHICSVL is encoded by the coding sequence ATGAAAACGCAGGACCCTAGGAAAAGAAAGATTCTTGAATCGTTCAAAGGCGGGTTGATTGTATCCTGCCAGGTTCAGCAGGATGATCCCATTTACAGCAACGATATTGTGGTGAAAATGGCACAAGCCGCTGAATGGGCGGGAGCGGTGGGAATCAGAGCCAATTCCCCGAAACAGATCCGGGCGATCCGGGCAGCGGTGGACCTTCCCATCATCGGCCTGTATAAGATCTGGCATGATGATACGGAGGTGTTTATTACACCGACCCTGGAAGCGGCAAAGGAGGTATGGGAGGCAGGGGCTGATATCATCGCCATGGACTGTACGGAACAGATCACTCATGAAAAGACGGCTGCTTATGAGCTGATTTCAAAGGTAAAAGAAGCAATTCCGAAAGCAATGACCTTTGCGGACATCTCTACATATGATGAGGCAAAACGCGCGGTTGAATTGGGCGCAGATTTAGTAGGGCCTACGCTTTACGGGTATACGGCGGCGACAAAAGATATTGAATTGCCTGATTTAAGAGAATTTGCGAGAATGTGCAGAGATTTTGGAGATAATGCTTATATGGTTATGGAAGGCCATATCTACACCCCGGAGGATGCGATGAAATGCATGTTTCTGGGAGCACATACGGTGGTGGTGGGAAGTGCCATTACCAGGCCTCATCTTACTGCAAAGCGTTTTGTGGATCTTCTAAGCGGTTACCAGAACAACTGGAGGGAAGCAGAAAGAAGCAAGCATATATGCAGCGTCTTATGA
- a CDS encoding PTS mannose/fructose/sorbose/N-acetylgalactosamine transporter subunit IIC produces the protein MTFLQAVLIALFAYLAWIATPWLGGQGISYHVFGKPLVAGLIVGLIMGDVKNGIIIGATINALYIGAVTPGGAMASDINIAGYVGTALALSTAVSAEMAVSIAVPLGLVGTFVWQLFATINSFLVHKTDKYAAEGNVAKLTFMTLGLPQMIAFVLRFIPVFLVLYFGASAAQNIVQFIPEWLTKIITVIGGMLPALGMAVLLKMLLSTPSLLGYFILGFILIAALGLPIFTVALIGAALAMISMLGKANQEGVYS, from the coding sequence ATGACGTTTTTGCAAGCAGTTCTTATTGCACTTTTTGCCTATCTGGCCTGGATTGCCACTCCATGGCTGGGAGGACAGGGAATTTCCTATCATGTGTTTGGAAAACCTCTTGTGGCTGGATTGATTGTAGGTCTTATTATGGGCGATGTGAAAAACGGGATCATTATCGGAGCCACCATCAATGCCTTATATATCGGCGCGGTAACTCCGGGCGGAGCCATGGCATCTGATATTAATATTGCAGGATATGTGGGCACTGCTCTTGCCTTATCAACGGCTGTATCTGCAGAAATGGCTGTTTCCATAGCTGTTCCCCTGGGGCTGGTAGGGACATTTGTATGGCAGCTGTTTGCCACCATCAATTCCTTTCTGGTACATAAAACAGATAAGTATGCGGCGGAGGGCAACGTGGCAAAGCTTACTTTCATGACTCTTGGCCTTCCTCAGATGATTGCTTTTGTACTTCGGTTCATACCGGTATTTTTAGTGTTGTACTTTGGGGCCTCTGCTGCCCAGAATATTGTCCAGTTCATACCGGAGTGGCTTACAAAGATCATCACTGTCATCGGCGGCATGCTTCCTGCGTTAGGTATGGCTGTTCTTCTTAAAATGCTTCTGTCAACACCATCCCTTCTGGGATATTTTATACTCGGTTTTATACTGATTGCAGCACTGGGACTGCCTATCTTTACAGTGGCGTTAATTGGAGCTGCCCTGGCTATGATCAGCATGTTGGGCAAGGCAAATCAAGAGGGGGTTTACTCATGA
- a CDS encoding peroxiredoxin: protein MNVSIGMTAPDFTAVTTFGPIRLSDYKGYWVVLFSHPGDFTPVCTTEFVAFAQANDQFELLNTKLIGLSIDSNSSHLAWVNQIYQLTGIQIPFPIIADRMAEVANLYGMIAPDTSTQETVRNVYLIDPNQKIRAILIYPLTNGRNICEILRLLTALQISDKCGVVTPANWDPGKPVMTPPPRTYDQLLERANEPQISNLNCIDWFWCYKDKPC from the coding sequence ATGAACGTAAGCATTGGTATGACAGCTCCTGATTTTACTGCTGTGACAACATTCGGGCCTATAAGACTATCGGATTATAAAGGATACTGGGTTGTTCTGTTTTCTCATCCAGGTGACTTTACTCCTGTTTGTACTACTGAATTTGTCGCTTTTGCACAAGCAAACGATCAGTTTGAATTATTAAATACAAAACTAATCGGACTGAGCATAGACAGTAACTCTTCTCACCTGGCATGGGTAAATCAAATTTATCAGTTAACAGGTATTCAAATTCCTTTTCCAATAATTGCAGATCGTATGGCCGAAGTTGCAAACCTTTATGGCATGATTGCTCCCGATACCTCTACGCAAGAGACTGTACGAAATGTTTATCTCATTGATCCAAATCAGAAAATACGTGCAATTCTAATTTATCCTTTAACAAATGGCAGAAACATTTGTGAAATACTCCGTTTGTTAACTGCCCTTCAAATATCAGATAAATGTGGTGTCGTCACCCCTGCAAACTGGGATCCGGGCAAACCTGTAATGACTCCACCTCCCCGCACCTATGATCAATTGTTAGAACGTGCCAATGAGCCTCAAATATCAAATTTAAATTGTATCGATTGGTTTTGGTGTTATAAAGATAAGCCATGTTAA
- a CDS encoding DeoR/GlpR family DNA-binding transcription regulator, whose protein sequence is MIATERKRYIIQQLNEKGIINLKEIAKELKISEITARRDFEKLEAEGKLKRVLGGATLDTDQEMAPDGAELTMKEKKMLHKKEKERIAEFAAQFVQDDDSVFLDAGTSMVPLMRILEKRKIKIVTYNELLISSIHNPVAEIFVVGGQHRPYYSMNVGPVAQDVLKQFYFNKAFLGCSGVDFSQGMVYTTEMESLLMKRIALENAYESYLLVDHSKIGRRNYLKLAETSAFTSIICDKRGDEEDRGYPENVKII, encoded by the coding sequence GTGATTGCAACAGAACGTAAACGGTATATTATACAGCAGTTAAATGAAAAAGGCATTATTAATTTAAAAGAAATAGCAAAAGAGCTGAAAATATCAGAGATTACAGCACGCCGTGATTTTGAAAAACTGGAAGCAGAAGGCAAGCTGAAACGGGTCCTGGGCGGAGCTACTTTGGACACGGACCAGGAGATGGCCCCAGATGGAGCAGAACTTACAATGAAAGAGAAGAAAATGCTTCATAAAAAGGAAAAGGAACGGATCGCTGAGTTTGCAGCCCAATTTGTTCAGGATGACGACAGCGTATTCCTGGATGCGGGGACTTCCATGGTTCCTCTCATGCGGATACTTGAGAAAAGAAAAATCAAAATAGTAACATACAACGAACTGTTGATCAGCAGCATTCACAATCCGGTTGCCGAGATATTTGTGGTAGGCGGGCAGCACCGCCCCTATTACAGCATGAACGTAGGCCCTGTTGCTCAGGATGTGCTGAAGCAGTTTTATTTTAACAAAGCATTTCTGGGCTGCTCCGGCGTGGATTTTTCCCAGGGAATGGTATATACTACGGAGATGGAGAGCCTTCTTATGAAGAGGATTGCTTTGGAGAATGCATATGAGTCCTATCTCCTGGTGGATCACAGCAAGATCGGCAGACGGAATTATTTGAAGCTGGCTGAAACCTCTGCCTTTACCAGCATAATCTGTGATAAAAGAGGGGATGAGGAAGACCGCGGTTATCCGGAAAATGTTAAAATTATATAG
- a CDS encoding DUF4489 domain-containing protein, translating into MAILNIRVICPGRITLFFSFWATGTVSDSIHFNVCDCDSCMNECCTYLVVVTFNVSPVIGGITLSAIVTENGCEC; encoded by the coding sequence ATGGCAATTCTGAATATCAGGGTTATTTGCCCAGGCAGAATCACCCTGTTTTTCTCTTTTTGGGCAACTGGTACAGTATCTGATTCTATTCATTTTAATGTATGTGATTGTGATTCCTGTATGAATGAATGCTGTACCTATCTGGTTGTAGTTACATTTAATGTCAGTCCTGTTATCGGTGGTATAACACTCAGCGCCATTGTTACCGAAAATGGCTGTGAATGCTAA